A section of the Spirosoma pollinicola genome encodes:
- a CDS encoding D-glycero-alpha-D-manno-heptose-1,7-bisphosphate 7-phosphatase gives MNKCIFLDRDGVLNEDRTDYVYRVEDFIIPDGVPEALRLLKDAGYLLIVITNQAGIARGLYTRDDVMACYNYLQNQCGQLIDDIYYCPHHPKYDTESLTRKPGSLMLEKAMAKYNIQPDNSWMIGDALRDMQAGKRVGVRTVRISHEPQIFTECDGSATSLLEASRFVLEYDKKPV, from the coding sequence ATGAACAAGTGTATTTTTCTAGACCGCGACGGCGTACTTAATGAAGATCGCACGGACTATGTATACCGGGTAGAGGATTTTATTATTCCCGATGGTGTTCCCGAAGCACTTCGTCTATTGAAAGACGCCGGGTATTTGCTCATTGTTATTACCAATCAGGCAGGCATTGCCCGAGGTCTTTATACGCGTGATGATGTGATGGCCTGTTACAATTACTTGCAGAATCAATGTGGTCAGTTAATTGATGATATTTATTATTGTCCACACCACCCCAAATACGATACCGAGTCGCTCACCCGTAAACCTGGCTCGCTGATGCTCGAAAAGGCAATGGCGAAATACAATATTCAACCCGACAATTCCTGGATGATTGGCGATGCTCTACGCGATATGCAGGCAGGTAAACGCGTTGGTGTACGCACAGTCCGAATCTCGCACGAACCGCAAATCTTTACCGAATGTGATGGCAGTGCCACCAGTTTGCTGGAAGCATCCCGGTTTGTACTGGAATATGACAAAAAACCAGTCTAA
- a CDS encoding type III PLP-dependent enzyme domain-containing protein → MKTYYDLIDQTFEFPTREFNVENNELMFNNVPLMDIVKEYGTPLKLTYLPKITEHIDHAKLLFKNAMKRYNYKGNYTYCYCTKSSHFRFVLDEVLKNNVHLETSSAYDIQIIRELYKADKVNKSTYIICNGYKRPLYTQYISELINEGFTNCIPVLDNLKEIEAYENSITADTVNFGIRIATDEEPNFAFYTSRLGVRYSDVNELYRSKIQPNEKFKLKMLHFFINTGIKDSAYYWSELSRFMYKYCELRKICPDLDSIDIGGGMPIQTSFQFTYDYQAMIDQIVESIQWICNKSNVPVPHIFTEFGSYTVGESGAVIYKVIDQKLQNDKELWYMIDGSFITQLPDSWGLGQKYIMLSVNNWENPYQKVNLGGLTCDSHDFYNTEAHSADLYLPIFDQDTEDQYIGLFHTGAYQESLGGYGGIQHCLIPAPQHVIVDKDEEGNLRTRLFAPEQNSEVMLKILGYGDAEPGMTELEATEAAEEREEEAELIKEEN, encoded by the coding sequence ATGAAGACATACTATGACCTGATTGACCAGACGTTTGAATTCCCGACACGGGAGTTTAATGTCGAGAACAATGAACTGATGTTCAATAATGTCCCCCTGATGGACATTGTCAAGGAGTACGGCACGCCCTTGAAACTGACGTATTTACCGAAAATCACGGAGCATATTGACCACGCTAAATTGCTGTTCAAGAATGCCATGAAACGGTACAACTACAAGGGAAACTACACGTATTGCTATTGTACCAAGTCGTCGCACTTTCGGTTTGTGCTCGATGAAGTTCTTAAGAACAATGTACATCTCGAAACGTCATCGGCCTATGATATCCAGATTATCAGGGAATTGTACAAAGCAGATAAGGTCAACAAGAGTACATATATTATCTGCAATGGCTATAAACGGCCACTCTACACCCAATACATTAGCGAGTTAATTAACGAGGGATTTACCAATTGCATTCCGGTTCTTGATAACCTGAAAGAAATTGAAGCATACGAAAATTCCATAACTGCTGATACAGTTAATTTTGGCATTCGTATCGCTACGGATGAAGAACCTAATTTTGCGTTCTATACGTCACGTTTAGGGGTTCGGTATAGTGATGTTAATGAGTTATACCGCAGTAAAATCCAGCCGAATGAGAAGTTTAAGCTGAAAATGCTGCACTTCTTTATCAATACGGGTATAAAAGACAGCGCCTACTACTGGAGCGAATTAAGCCGGTTCATGTACAAATACTGCGAACTGCGGAAAATTTGTCCTGACCTCGACTCTATCGATATTGGTGGCGGTATGCCCATTCAAACGTCGTTCCAGTTTACTTACGATTACCAGGCCATGATCGATCAGATCGTGGAAAGTATCCAATGGATCTGTAATAAAAGTAACGTACCGGTTCCGCATATTTTTACGGAATTTGGCTCATATACGGTTGGCGAAAGCGGAGCAGTTATTTACAAAGTAATTGATCAGAAGTTGCAAAACGACAAGGAATTGTGGTACATGATCGACGGATCGTTCATTACGCAATTGCCTGACTCGTGGGGCCTTGGTCAGAAATACATCATGCTATCGGTTAACAACTGGGAGAATCCATACCAAAAAGTCAACCTGGGTGGATTAACCTGCGATTCGCACGATTTTTATAATACGGAAGCCCACAGCGCCGATTTGTACCTGCCCATTTTTGATCAGGATACCGAAGATCAGTATATTGGTCTGTTCCATACGGGTGCTTATCAGGAGTCGCTGGGTGGTTATGGTGGTATTCAACACTGCCTCATACCCGCGCCACAGCACGTTATTGTTGATAAAGACGAAGAAGGTAACCTGCGGACCCGCTTATTTGCGCCAGAGCAAAATAGTGAAGTGATGCTCAAGATTTTGGGCTACGGTGACGCAGAACCCGGCATGACTGAACTCGAAGCAACCGAAGCGGCTGAAGAGCGCGAAGAAGAAGCCGAATTAATAAAAGAGGAGAATTAG
- the hisA gene encoding 1-(5-phosphoribosyl)-5-[(5-phosphoribosylamino)methylideneamino]imidazole-4-carboxamide isomerase yields MHIIPAIDLIGGKAVRLTQGDYNQKKEYNARPLDVAQEFEGAGLTRLHLVDLDGAKEKKVINWKVLELITSKTSLHVDFGGGVQSDEDLRIVFECGAKQVTGGSIAVKDPDQMERWLSRLGSEKLILGADAKNEKIAVSGWEEGTDVWIYDFLQKWVEKEIKYVISTDVAKDGLLQGPSFDLYRNMQDQFPNLNIIASGGVSNMADIETLADMGVYGVIVGKAIYEGRVTLKELQKISGI; encoded by the coding sequence ATGCATATTATTCCCGCTATTGACCTGATTGGAGGCAAAGCCGTTCGACTGACCCAGGGCGACTACAATCAGAAGAAAGAATACAACGCCCGACCGCTTGATGTTGCTCAGGAATTTGAAGGCGCTGGCCTGACCCGCCTGCATTTGGTTGATCTTGATGGAGCCAAAGAAAAGAAAGTGATAAACTGGAAGGTGCTGGAATTGATTACGTCAAAAACCAGTCTGCACGTCGATTTCGGCGGTGGCGTTCAGTCTGACGAAGATTTGCGGATTGTTTTTGAGTGCGGTGCCAAACAAGTAACGGGTGGCAGCATTGCCGTAAAAGACCCGGACCAGATGGAGCGCTGGCTTTCGCGGCTCGGTTCTGAAAAGCTCATTCTGGGCGCTGATGCTAAAAACGAAAAAATAGCTGTCAGCGGTTGGGAAGAAGGCACCGATGTCTGGATTTACGACTTCCTTCAGAAATGGGTTGAAAAGGAGATTAAGTACGTCATCAGTACCGATGTAGCAAAAGATGGCCTGTTGCAGGGTCCTTCGTTCGATCTCTACCGAAACATGCAGGACCAGTTTCCGAACCTGAATATTATTGCCAGTGGGGGCGTCAGCAATATGGCCGACATTGAAACACTTGCCGATATGGGTGTTTATGGCGTCATTGTTGGCAAGGCGATTTATGAGGGACGGGTGACGTTGAAAGAGTTGCAGAAGATTAGCGGGATATAA
- a CDS encoding DUF72 domain-containing protein yields the protein MEFGKIHNLDTVNFKLPPGAAFNGRIWAAVEPLPVSDRTKPSVFIGGPIWANKDYVGKVYPSHAKDRDFLHYYTRQFNTIELNLTHYQIPTLGMIEKWKAEATDGFTYCPKFPQAISHERHLIATEGLTEEFVNAALSLEEFLGMTFLQLPPTFGPDKWPVLEAYLRSLPDELDVAVEFRHPDWFSKAAVWQQTLERLYGLHRHVVITDVAGRRDVLHMGLSSPVLTLRFIANEGHPTDYSRTDAWVQRLKTWFDKGLQKAYLFVHGGGDNDTAPELILYWIRELNKHCNLNLHEPVLQPKVVQGSLF from the coding sequence ATGGAATTCGGAAAAATACATAACCTGGACACCGTTAATTTTAAGCTACCACCCGGAGCCGCTTTTAACGGACGTATCTGGGCCGCCGTCGAACCGCTGCCCGTCAGCGACCGGACTAAGCCGTCGGTTTTTATTGGCGGACCTATTTGGGCTAACAAAGATTATGTAGGAAAAGTATATCCAAGCCACGCCAAAGACCGGGATTTCCTGCATTATTATACCCGGCAGTTCAACACAATTGAGCTAAACCTGACGCATTATCAGATTCCCACCTTAGGAATGATTGAGAAATGGAAAGCCGAAGCTACGGATGGATTTACGTATTGCCCTAAGTTTCCGCAGGCCATTAGTCACGAGCGTCATTTAATTGCTACCGAGGGATTGACCGAAGAATTTGTCAATGCCGCGCTGAGTCTGGAAGAATTTCTGGGCATGACATTTTTGCAACTGCCACCCACGTTTGGCCCCGATAAATGGCCTGTTCTGGAAGCCTATCTCAGAAGCCTGCCTGACGAACTCGATGTAGCCGTTGAATTTCGCCATCCTGACTGGTTCAGTAAAGCAGCCGTCTGGCAACAAACGCTCGAACGACTCTATGGCCTGCATCGGCACGTAGTTATTACAGATGTTGCCGGTCGGCGGGATGTGTTGCACATGGGTCTAAGTAGCCCCGTTCTAACACTGCGGTTCATTGCCAATGAAGGCCACCCGACGGATTATAGTCGCACTGATGCCTGGGTGCAGCGGCTGAAAACCTGGTTCGACAAGGGGCTTCAAAAAGCCTATTTATTTGTTCACGGCGGTGGCGACAATGATACTGCGCCCGAACTTATTTTGTACTGGATTCGAGAACTTAACAAGCATTGTAACCTCAACCTGCATGAACCTGTTTTGCAACCGAAAGTGGTGCAGGGAAGTTTGTTTTGA
- a CDS encoding UDP-N-acetylmuramate--L-alanine ligase yields MSQVIHFISIGGSAMHNLALTLHQQGYTISGSDDEIYDPSRTRLLQHGLLPPKTGWFPEKITTDLNAVIVGMHASKDNPELVKAQELGLPIYSYPEFMYLQSQHKQRVVIAGSHGKTTITAMILHVLKYHNRKFDFLAGEQIDGFETMAQLTPDAPVIILEGDEYPSSPIDSRPKFLHYQPHIALISGIAWDHVNIYPTWDEYVDAFESLAEAMPKAGILIFDESDDMLDIIGQKDRTDITKIPYLPHPATTVEGKTILLTKKGAKVPVQVFGQYNLKNISGAMTVCDRIGITEEQFYEAIPTFRNVSMRLEKVAESSQRILFRDFAHSPVKVEATTEAVKHQYPNWKLVAVVELSTFSSLNKAFLEQYRGTLDMADQGIVYISKNASDVNSEAITADYVLAAFGKPGLLVFNKADDLLAHLIQQRDVASVFLLMSSGNFDGLDLNMLADQLI; encoded by the coding sequence ATGTCTCAGGTTATCCATTTTATTTCTATTGGCGGCAGTGCCATGCATAATCTCGCCCTGACGCTTCACCAACAAGGCTATACCATTTCGGGCTCTGATGATGAAATCTATGATCCATCGCGAACCCGTTTGCTGCAACACGGCTTATTACCCCCCAAAACGGGCTGGTTTCCCGAAAAAATAACTACAGATCTGAATGCTGTTATCGTTGGAATGCATGCTAGTAAAGACAACCCTGAACTCGTTAAAGCGCAGGAGCTGGGTTTACCCATTTATTCGTACCCTGAGTTTATGTACCTGCAAAGCCAGCATAAACAGCGGGTAGTTATTGCCGGTAGTCATGGCAAAACGACCATCACGGCCATGATTCTGCACGTCCTGAAGTATCATAACCGCAAATTCGATTTTCTTGCTGGCGAGCAAATTGATGGGTTCGAGACGATGGCCCAGCTCACACCCGATGCGCCGGTCATTATTCTTGAGGGCGATGAATACCCATCGTCACCTATCGACTCCCGTCCAAAATTTCTGCATTATCAACCCCACATTGCCCTCATCAGCGGCATTGCCTGGGACCATGTTAATATTTATCCAACCTGGGACGAATATGTCGACGCCTTTGAGTCACTGGCCGAAGCAATGCCTAAAGCGGGTATTTTGATTTTCGATGAGTCTGACGATATGCTTGATATTATTGGTCAGAAAGATCGCACCGATATAACCAAGATTCCTTATTTGCCGCATCCTGCTACTACGGTTGAAGGAAAGACGATTTTACTGACCAAGAAAGGAGCGAAGGTTCCTGTACAGGTATTTGGCCAATATAACCTGAAGAATATTTCTGGTGCCATGACCGTTTGCGACCGGATTGGCATTACTGAAGAACAGTTTTACGAAGCCATTCCAACGTTTAGAAACGTGTCCATGCGGCTGGAAAAAGTCGCCGAAAGCAGTCAACGCATTTTATTCCGTGACTTTGCCCATTCACCAGTTAAAGTAGAAGCCACTACTGAAGCAGTAAAACACCAGTATCCGAATTGGAAATTAGTAGCCGTTGTTGAGCTATCTACATTCAGCAGCCTTAATAAAGCGTTTTTAGAGCAGTATAGAGGTACATTAGATATGGCTGATCAAGGTATCGTCTATATCAGCAAAAATGCCTCAGATGTAAATTCAGAGGCTATCACGGCCGACTATGTGCTTGCTGCTTTTGGAAAGCCGGGACTACTTGTGTTCAATAAGGCCGACGATTTACTGGCTCACCTCATTCAACAACGTGATGTAGCCAGCGTTTTTCTGTTAATGAGTTCCGGCAATTTTGATGGGTTGGATTTGAACATGCTGGCAGACCAACTTATTTAA
- a CDS encoding LOG family protein → MQSIVVYCASSLGVNPLYNEVATELGEKMAANSIRLIYGGGGFGLMGNVANAVLQNGGEVTGVIPNFLAELEVAHQTLTELHFVETMHERKFKMVQLSKGVIALPGGYGTMDELFEILAWRQLKLYDGPVAIVNTNGFYDLMLKQLDRMVADGFLRAENRSILLVADTVDEVLEMISEFWDNI, encoded by the coding sequence ATGCAAAGTATTGTCGTTTACTGTGCGTCGAGTCTCGGCGTAAACCCATTATATAACGAGGTTGCCACTGAACTCGGCGAGAAAATGGCGGCCAATAGTATCCGCCTGATTTATGGCGGGGGCGGTTTTGGTCTTATGGGCAATGTCGCCAACGCTGTTTTACAAAACGGTGGTGAAGTGACGGGCGTAATTCCCAATTTTCTTGCTGAGCTGGAAGTGGCTCACCAAACCCTCACCGAACTACACTTTGTTGAAACCATGCACGAGCGGAAGTTCAAAATGGTACAACTATCAAAAGGAGTAATTGCCTTACCGGGCGGCTATGGAACCATGGACGAATTGTTCGAGATTTTAGCCTGGCGACAACTCAAACTGTATGATGGGCCTGTTGCGATTGTCAACACAAACGGCTTTTACGATCTGATGCTTAAGCAGCTTGACCGCATGGTTGCCGATGGCTTTCTGAGAGCTGAGAACCGGTCTATTCTGCTTGTAGCAGACACTGTTGACGAAGTGCTGGAGATGATAAGTGAGTTCTGGGATAACATATAG
- the hisH gene encoding imidazole glycerol phosphate synthase subunit HisH, which yields MKTVIIKYNAGNVQSVMYALERLGASYLLTDDEAEIRSADKVIFPGVGEASTAMAYLRERGLDRLIPSLKQPVLGTCVGMQLMCRHSEENDTTCMGIFDIDVRRFPTRRGDGQPEFKVPHTGWNNIHTLRGPLTEGLPDNAYVYFVHSYAADVCPETTAICDYVRPFSAMLHRDNFYAAQFHAEISGNVGQQILENFLTL from the coding sequence ATGAAAACTGTCATTATCAAATACAACGCGGGCAACGTTCAGTCGGTGATGTACGCGCTGGAACGGCTGGGAGCCAGTTATCTGCTTACCGACGATGAAGCCGAAATTCGCTCGGCCGATAAGGTTATCTTTCCCGGCGTGGGCGAAGCCAGTACCGCTATGGCCTACCTGCGTGAACGGGGATTGGACAGACTGATTCCATCCCTCAAGCAGCCAGTGTTGGGTACCTGCGTGGGTATGCAGCTTATGTGCCGCCATTCGGAAGAGAACGATACAACCTGCATGGGCATATTTGATATTGACGTTCGGCGATTTCCGACCCGCCGTGGAGACGGTCAGCCTGAATTTAAGGTACCGCATACGGGTTGGAATAACATTCATACGTTGCGTGGGCCACTAACGGAAGGCTTGCCGGATAATGCCTATGTTTATTTCGTACACAGTTATGCCGCCGATGTGTGCCCCGAAACAACCGCCATTTGCGATTATGTTCGGCCATTCAGCGCCATGCTGCACCGGGATAATTTCTATGCAGCCCAGTTCCACGCTGAAATCAGTGGAAACGTTGGACAACAGATTTTAGAGAACTTTTTGACATTATAA
- a CDS encoding valine--tRNA ligase: MISKTYAPQEIEAKWYQYWLDNQFFKSTPDEREPYTVVIPPPNVTGVLHMGHMLNNTIQDVLVRKARMEGKNACWVPGTDHASIATEAKVVAMLKERGISKKDLTREEFLEYAWEWTHKYGGIILSQLRKLGASCDWDRTRFTMEPPLYDSVIDVFVDLYEKGQIYRGVRMVNWDPQGRTAVSDEEVITKEIQQKLVYIRYEIAGSNGQDFITIATVRPETIMADAAIAVNPNDERYKHLHGRKAIIPLINREIPIITDEYVTMDFGTGGLKVTPAHDPNDYALGITHNLPVLDTLNDDGTLNEKAQILVGMDRFAARKAIIKLLEESGNLEKTEEYKSNVGTSERTGAVIEPKLSLQWFLKMDELSKPALKNVMDDTIQLVPPKFKNMYRSWMENVHDWCISRQLWWGQRIPAFYMQDGTVIVAKNKHEALEKVQHEKLLFAMTEADLTQDEDVLDTWFSSWLWPMSVFDGLKDPNNADINYYYPTNDLVTAPEILFFWVARMIIAGYEYRGEAPFKNVYLTGIVRDKLGRKMSKSLGNSPDPLDLIDQYGADGVRTGMLFSSAAGNDLMFDEKLVEQGRNFSNKIWNAFRLVKGWTVAETSVSTHQSLPIQWFESKLNATLIQIEDDFSKFRISDALQAVYKLIWDDFCSQYLELIKPPFDTEAGTSQPIDRETYEATINFFERLMALAHPFMPFITEEIWQDIRERKEGDSICIAPFPKTGNVDEQTLTDFETLFEMISNVRNIRNAKQISPKTELPLAIKTTTLDRFSKLETLVKKMANVSAISYVSGKAKSESSANSSLALSFLIKGDEFFVNIAGEVDVEQEIANTRKELDYNIGFRESTLKKLSNEKFVANAKPELVERERQKLADADAKIQALEQRLKDMGV; this comes from the coding sequence ATGATTTCAAAGACATACGCCCCCCAAGAGATTGAAGCCAAGTGGTATCAATATTGGCTTGACAATCAATTTTTTAAGTCTACGCCGGATGAGCGTGAGCCTTATACCGTTGTTATTCCGCCACCAAACGTGACGGGTGTGTTGCACATGGGCCACATGCTCAACAATACCATTCAGGACGTGCTGGTTCGGAAGGCACGTATGGAAGGTAAAAACGCCTGTTGGGTGCCTGGAACCGACCATGCGAGCATTGCGACCGAAGCCAAAGTGGTGGCTATGCTGAAAGAACGGGGCATTAGTAAGAAAGATTTGACCCGCGAAGAGTTTCTGGAATACGCCTGGGAATGGACGCATAAATACGGCGGCATCATTCTGTCGCAACTTCGTAAACTCGGTGCTTCCTGCGATTGGGACCGCACCCGTTTCACGATGGAGCCGCCTTTGTACGATTCCGTTATCGACGTGTTTGTTGACCTCTACGAAAAAGGGCAGATTTATCGGGGCGTGCGCATGGTTAACTGGGACCCACAAGGTCGCACGGCCGTATCGGACGAAGAAGTTATCACTAAAGAAATTCAACAAAAACTGGTTTACATTCGGTACGAGATTGCTGGAAGCAACGGGCAGGATTTTATTACGATTGCCACCGTTCGGCCCGAGACAATCATGGCCGATGCCGCTATTGCCGTCAACCCCAACGACGAGCGGTACAAGCACTTGCATGGTCGGAAAGCCATAATCCCGCTGATCAATCGTGAAATTCCCATTATTACAGATGAGTATGTAACGATGGACTTCGGAACGGGTGGCCTGAAAGTTACGCCCGCCCATGATCCAAATGACTACGCGCTGGGTATTACGCATAACTTGCCTGTGCTGGACACACTGAATGATGATGGAACATTGAATGAGAAGGCTCAGATTTTGGTGGGAATGGATCGCTTTGCGGCCCGGAAAGCCATTATCAAATTGCTGGAAGAGTCAGGTAATCTGGAAAAAACCGAAGAGTACAAATCGAACGTTGGCACGTCAGAAAGGACGGGAGCGGTTATTGAGCCGAAACTATCCTTGCAGTGGTTCCTGAAAATGGACGAGCTGTCGAAGCCTGCGCTCAAGAACGTTATGGACGATACCATCCAACTCGTCCCACCGAAGTTCAAAAATATGTATCGTTCCTGGATGGAGAACGTACACGACTGGTGCATAAGCCGCCAACTATGGTGGGGCCAGCGGATTCCGGCCTTTTACATGCAGGACGGTACGGTTATCGTGGCCAAAAACAAGCATGAGGCTCTGGAGAAAGTGCAGCATGAAAAATTGCTGTTTGCCATGACCGAAGCCGACCTGACGCAGGACGAAGACGTACTGGACACCTGGTTCTCGTCGTGGTTATGGCCTATGTCGGTTTTCGATGGCTTAAAAGACCCGAACAACGCCGACATCAATTACTATTACCCGACGAATGACCTGGTTACGGCTCCTGAAATCCTGTTTTTCTGGGTGGCCCGGATGATCATTGCCGGGTATGAATACCGGGGAGAAGCGCCGTTTAAGAACGTTTACCTCACTGGTATCGTCCGCGATAAGCTGGGTCGTAAAATGTCGAAGTCACTGGGAAACTCCCCCGATCCGCTCGATCTCATCGATCAATATGGAGCCGATGGTGTTCGTACAGGTATGTTATTCAGTTCGGCAGCGGGTAATGACCTGATGTTCGACGAGAAACTGGTGGAGCAGGGACGGAATTTCAGCAACAAAATCTGGAATGCGTTTCGGCTTGTGAAAGGGTGGACGGTTGCTGAAACGTCGGTATCGACTCATCAATCATTACCCATTCAATGGTTTGAATCGAAATTGAATGCGACGCTGATTCAGATTGAAGACGATTTCAGCAAATTCCGTATTTCGGATGCGTTGCAGGCCGTTTACAAGCTCATCTGGGATGATTTTTGTTCGCAGTACCTCGAACTCATCAAGCCGCCATTTGACACTGAAGCTGGCACTTCGCAACCTATCGACCGGGAAACGTATGAGGCTACGATCAATTTCTTTGAGCGGCTCATGGCGTTGGCGCACCCATTCATGCCGTTTATTACAGAAGAAATCTGGCAAGATATTCGTGAACGGAAAGAAGGTGATAGTATTTGTATCGCTCCCTTCCCAAAAACTGGAAATGTTGACGAGCAAACGCTAACCGATTTTGAGACCCTGTTCGAGATGATCTCGAACGTTCGCAACATTCGGAATGCCAAGCAGATTTCACCCAAAACCGAACTTCCCCTGGCGATCAAAACAACTACGCTCGATCGCTTTAGTAAGCTCGAAACGCTGGTGAAGAAAATGGCCAATGTTTCGGCAATCAGCTATGTCAGCGGTAAAGCGAAGAGCGAGTCCAGTGCAAATTCCTCTCTGGCACTTTCGTTCCTGATTAAAGGCGATGAGTTTTTTGTCAATATTGCCGGAGAAGTTGACGTTGAACAGGAAATTGCCAATACCCGAAAGGAACTGGACTACAACATTGGTTTCCGGGAGTCGACGCTCAAAAAGCTATCGAACGAAAAATTTGTAGCCAATGCCAAGCCTGAACTCGTTGAGCGCGAACGCCAAAAATTGGCCGATGCCGATGCTAAAATTCAGGCACTAGAGCAACGATTAAAGGATATGGGCGTATAG